The region GTTCTCAGAAAAGTTATTATTCaacatataaattattttttatgattcaTAACTTGGAAGCGGAAGAATCATGGCAGCACACCTCTCTAAAACAACTTCAGTATATTTCTTATTCTAGTTTTATATTACCAGTATCTGAGACAAAGTGACAACATGCCGACACATCATTTGCCTATATTTCACCCTATTCTCCCCAACAATGACGAATCGAGTTCCTATTTAAATTCACCTCGTTACTGTCGTCAAACAGAAAAATAATCGATAGGTCAATCAGCTTTTGCTGTTATAGCCTCTGCCTTTACAACATGCAAGCAATTGTCTACATTAAAAACCTATAACTTTAGGAAAAAAGTTACTAAAACTCGTAGCTGAAAGACACAATGTAAATATCATGCTTAAAATCATGctctataatttattataatataattgctaAATATCAAATAgccaggatttttattttttatttttttttattttttattttatttattttttttgctaatataatattacatttgtatgTAAGTAGATTTACTTGCATGTAGTTATGTTATTGTTCTGCAAatagtttgtttttacatttggcCATGGATAATGTAGCTTATATGCAAACCCATCCATGCACAGTACGTgcgattaaaaataataataataataataaactataatgCAAAACAAACATCACCACATTTGTAATACACGCACGTCAATAAAACAATTTTCTGCATTACCAATCAAACAACTGAACAGAACTTAAAGACTTCCCTTCAGGTAAATGCACCGGCTGATCGAAATTCTGCTTGCCTTGAAAGTCCAGTGTCTGATACCTCAATCCGTTAGTCAATCAGTGGTCAATCAAAGCATCTTTTCCAATAAACCAGCTGACTTTGTGTCTGGTATGCACAGTAAAACGTTTGACCTATTTAACTAAAACTGTACTTCATGTTGTTCTGTAAATGTATTGGATTTAAGTCAGATAAATTAACCacgactgaatcaacctgactgaCATTGGGTGACACTAGATTTAgtggtcagatcaggtagaaatagtgcCTTTTGTTAACAACGGCATATCAACATGGAGATATAAGGAGATTCATGAAAGACAACCAAATTCATTCTATCAGCTGTGATATTCTCCCTAAAACTTGACATGTCAAAAGGCAGTTCCAAATATGCCAATCTCATATAGCCTTTTACTGTAGATATGGCCAGCAAAACATGGATTTATCGAAGAACAACAGATAACACAATTGATTAAATTGATTAAAAGTTTCTTCTTATTGTTTTCCCCCCTTCATCGTTGAGCTGGCTATTTTTACTCAAACTATGAACACTTTCAGATGAATTTGAATACTTTTAGATTTGCAAACGCACATATAAATCCTTTAGATAAATTAGAAGTACATAATAACATCAACAACCAGCCATAACATCATTGCTAATAATCTGTGGTCACAGTCGCCTATTTCATTTCAAACGCATTTCATTTCATACGAATTACACTTTAcatgtattttaaaattaatcacTAATATTGTACTTTTTTCTTGATTATCACGGCCTGTTTTTCTAATAGTGTAATTACGCTGTATAACAACTGATTAGAATTAGCCTGGAAATGTGTGGGCGATAGGAATTACACCATATAGTATGAATGTGCTATTTACGCGCTAAACAGAGGCTacttatcatttatttatttatttatttatttatatattttcctcTCCAGAAAGGATTTATATAAGCAAAATGTGGTTCCAGTTTAGTCTGCGGCCTAAGTGACAATTGCTCATGCTGCAAGCACCCTTTCTAGTACTGCTGGAAAGAGGTATTGAGGTTGAATAATAATGCTTTTTGGACGTTAAAACGAGTCAAGAGATTGCAACCTATAGTGTCAAATTATAAAAAGAAAGTGCCAATCTACGATGCCTCCCCAAAAAGTTTTACACGAGCAGCGTCACTCAATTAGCTGCCGCTGAACTCAATGTAATCACACAGTGGAATTAAGAAACTAGCGCCTTACCAGATGAAGGTCTGTCCGAGTACCTGGTGCAGTACACCCAAGCAGGCCATAGTAAAGGTTGCGATTCTTTAGCCGGCGGAGTTCCCCCGTTAGCGTTAACCACCATTATCGACGTCGTATTCTCCCCGTGCCTTGGTGTGGTAGTTCCATTTCCTTCGACAAGCTTCGCCGAAGACTGCTTTGAGGATGGCGAAGACGACGATGACGAAGAAGTGCTGTCACTACTACAGTTTGAATCCTGGCAAAGGCTGCTGTTATGCGACGGCCTTATCACCATAGGGTTAACGTTCTCCCTACCGGAGGTTTGCGCTCGGTCCCTACTCCCAAGATCTTTCTTGCAACCGAAGTCTGGCCTTAGAATATTGTCAATGAAAAAGTTCGTGGTTCTGTGGGCTTGCTGCGCTGCCTGGTGAGGCAAAATCGGAGGAGATGGTATATTGGGTGACAGCGAGACGCTCTCAGACTCAGTCGAATCACGACTATTTTGATCCTTTTGCTCCTCCATGACTGGGACAGCTGGATCGTGGTCTGCGCACCAAAATTCCACTTGTTGCAAAGAAAAATATCCGGATAGGAGAGGACAAACAAGAACACAGTCTATAATGTTATTATAAAGGTATACGAAATACCTTAGGAAAACCGACTGTCATACCATCGGAATGCTTTCCGCGATCAAGGCGTTTCAAGTGTCAAAACACACCCGTTATTCGAGTCAGACAATACATGGCGCGTTGCTCCGCAGTCCTTGACTCGCTGCCCCGTGTGACAGCTCGCGCTTCCCAAACTCTTTCTGAAAATCACTGTGCCCctcacatacttttttcctaaACCGGAAGCACGTGAGGAAGACACACGTGCAATGGGCCAATAGGGTACCAACATCCTTGGTGTCACAAGAAGAGAATGTCCAATAGAGTTTTACGATTCTATGCAAATGAAGAATGGATGGATTTCCAAGACCAAATACTCTGCTGAACATTAAATCCACTCTAATGAGGACTGGATGTTTCTGGATCGGCAAGGGCTTTTGACAGAAGATCTGACATTGCAGCTAAATAATGAATGATTTTAGTTGGCCGTTATATTCTTGCCAAAACTAAACACTAATAGCATCGCGAGTAGCTCTTTCTGAGATTGTTAGTGGAAAAAATGGAGTGGAAAAAAAGGATGCCAAGCATGGCGAAAGGTTAGAGATGAGAGAGATTTTGAAATtgagataataaataaaaaaacaacaatttgaaACCACCATAATACCAATTAATGATATGGTTTGCCATTTTAATTAGTAGTACCGTATTTGTGATGTTCTGAAAATACTAGCCAATATCTTAATAATTGCAATAACAATATGAGTGAATGCTTGGTTTAAACATTCTCCTCCACTTACTGTTTGTACACTTTGCCGTAAGAGTGGAAACCGGCCACATCAACACAAAGTCAACACAAACTATGCATTTTCTTGCCTGTCTTCACGTGGCCTTCAGAAGCTGCGTTACACAGACAAAACAagctcaataaaaatatatatatatatatatatatatatatatatatatatatatatatatatatatatatatatatatatatatatatataataatgctgGCTACGTTTTAGTGTAGGCCTATTAATAATATCTTCCTAAAAGCAAGACGTGTTAAAAACAAGTAGTAAAGTGACTTTTAATGTAAGCTTCAAATTCCGTTTCACCAATATGCAAATAATGGACGTAGAACAGCTACGCCAAAAATTAAACTGGagagcacacaaacatttataatGATAATAGGAATTTTAGTGCACGCagcatttattcatataaaacaGGTTGGGTTGAAATCTTTATTCGAAAAGCTTGAGTGGGTACTTCATAAATGTATAATTAGGACACAATCAATATGCTATTTGAGCCAAGTAGCCATTGTGAGGCACGCTCCTTTTCAGGCGGTAAATTAGCACTCCAGCTCTTATCTAGGCTGCATGCGACGTCTTGAGAGGGACTGCAAAAGATAATTTATAGGTTTTAATTAGCGCCCATTCCGCCTGATCAGCTTGGCGTTCGTCACTAGCGAGTGAATGAAAGCCGGTCAAAAGCACTGTCACTACCCGCTGGCAGTGCGCTTTATCAAGGTAAGCAGGGCCGTATTACACGAGGTGCAGAGGCGACGTAATTTCCCCAGTGCTGATAAAGCCCGTTGAATAATGCCGGAGTCATCTGAGACACCATTTACTGAAATGACTTTATTGACGACTTAACGTCGGTAATTCATTTTACCCTTCACGTATCCGACCTGGATTGGATACAGTAATGGGATGATGAATGTGGCAACGGGCCGCACCTCATACTCTTCTCTAAATGTCTCGAAAATCATTTGAAAATCGAAGTTGtaactattttaatttcattacgGATAGGTTGAAATATTGTTCAGTCTTGGATAGCTCTGTTGCAGTGATGGCGTACGGGATATTCAATTACCCTACATAACAAAGGCGCTAGCGAGAATCTGATTGACTGGAGTGTACAACACAATGGGATATTAGCGGATAAACACAATCGTATTCGATACATAAAAACGGGGAAACTCACGACACCCTTGATTATCATGACGCATCTGAAAGGCCAACATTTTCTGCTCAGGCATTGAGACGGGATACGGCTGATGCTCCGTAACCCATGTCTTAGAAATCTTCattgaatgtttatttatttattattattatttatctcagATGTGTTTTATGGAATGATGAATTAGGCTTGTTATTATCCTCAAAGTTGATTCAGCCAAATTAGCTAACAGCATAAATTGCCTTcattaaatatatgaaaaatacacTGCTTTACAAGAATAACGGCGCCTTGGCATGCAAAATAAATCAATGTAAAACTCCGTCAGGCGCATTTTCAATTAAcacgtaagtttttttttttttttttttttacatgatatgAATGAAGGATCTAACCAAGTCTAATCTATTTTGTGtttgagaaatctaacaaaatgtgtaGCCTAAAACTTATTGTGACGTTCTACGCGAACATGACGTGAGCAGAAAGATTCTGTTCAGTATTTAACCAAGTTTCACATTTGTTTTGAGCAACACACTGTTGTATAGTCAGCATATAGACCGTGTTAATTTAACGTTAAATTTAAAGTTAATTTATACACCTGTCGTCAAGTCAAAGAATGACTAACAACAGTTAGGTGCCAAATAATTCGACaactttttgttaaaaaaaaaaaacggacaaAAAGCGCGCAATCTGTCTCAGAGGTTGATCTTATAACATCGCTCCAAAAACGAAATAATTTGAAATCTTACTATTACATGTAGGCTTGATCACAGTATAACTTTTAGGCCTACCTACATTTTATTGAGGAAAGTATAAGATGCTTTTTTTGTTATACGTTTTTCTTCAACCTGAATCATTCCATTAATAATGGCTTAAAATATAAGCACTGTATTACAAAGaaaggtgttcagaatcagtagCATGTTCTGTTCTTCGTGCAAGTTCGTCTAGTAAAAACGACATGCTtgctcctttttcttttcttttttcttttggaatACGAACAATATAGGCAAAGTTTCTTGATCACTGATATCACAATAACCGAACGATGAAAActgaacaaattattttaagaaatagcctattcattttgtttttgagcTCACAGCAGCAACTGCCGCTATAACAGGCCTATTATTATAGAATTTTGTATTGACAAAAACCGATGAAAACATGTTtaactgaaataattttaaaCCTTTATTACTTAAAAAACTTGACAAAACTTATGATTTACTTGACATACACGCGCTCCTCATTACACTGAAGTAGCCTTTTCAGTtgctcttttttattattatcattattatttttaatataatgatgatgatgctgGTTATTCAACCATGAACGTGCTCCATGTAAAGGACCAGTCCGTAAATCTTTGCTGTTCCAAATagcaatatatacattttaatatagtaTAGATTAAAGTGTAGGCTACAGATTAGTGTAGTATTTAATCTCTATGTATAAAACAGACGTACCCCTGTCACAGTAATGTCCAAAGGtgtcgtttttcttttttttggtttCGGGGCCGTGGGAAGTAGGGGTACTGCAGATGCTGCAGCTCCCCCTGGTGTCGAGATGGtggttgttcttttcttttttcagtcttttttatttaattttttaacaaaCGCATTAAAACCTTTTGGAtatgttttcctaaaaactgtATGCTTGAGTAAGTCTTGACTCTTGAGAATAATTTACAACACTTAATAGTGTCATcattatttataaatcatgagGGCCTTCATCTCAACAACCCCTGAACACCAAGCCCCGATAAGACTATTTTAATTATTGGTCGTGCATCTCATGATAACGCTTTTGGTTTATTAAGCTGCCGCCGAGCAGTTTAATATTAACAGTTGTCAGTAACTTTTCACATTACACTGATAGGCTGTACTCTTGCTGCAAAAATGTGTGCTGTGTAGTTTGGGCTTTTGAACCTAAAATGTGGATATAAACTTGTCTGCTGTGCGCAACAGGAACTGGGGCCGGTTGCatcagctatacgtacgttacaacttagcctagttgttgcgtaaatgggcactaagtcacaatttacgcactactgaatatttgagcgttgcaccattaaacttatgtAGGACTTAAcactaaactaaatatttaaggaAGACtgcgaccaggagtaacggatggaataaaaaagcagactggtatttaatgacatcaatgaactcatgttttggttgacaggcttcagtcctttcgacatgtATATGATGGTAatggcatttacacttgtttacatttacgggagaaaacattatgtaaaaaacttcagcatgaaaccgatctaacagtgcactttcctgtgtacggtgtcaagtttcaacatatacgatatATATAAGGtattcaaattaataaatgtctatttttcatgGAATAAATATgcatggaataaaaaataaaaaaaaattgctgaaacctgctggaaaaaaatgaaaaaaaaaaaaatcgattttCAGGACACCTACTACAAACGGTGTTAAGTAAAGTCTATTAGTCTGTGCCAGTGTTTGGCCTATATACGGCCCTTAAAAACCCACGAACACGCAAAAATGCACCCCCCGCTACAGCACCCCCAACTTAAATCATCTTTCCAAGGCCCTGGGGTGCATTTCCCGTACaacgacgtaactcactgcttaaccaccatagtacgatgcatcgttagaggaactaactagctagtcacgactgtttcccgaaaccaactatgtcgcacatccatcgttcgaaccacgttggttcaacaatgtagagctgtcattaatgacgttactcagggggtggagtaataacttttgcagagatcgaatggatatccaattataacagctcatttacatggacagaaagtcctttattgtgaaaaaactgcTTAAGACGAGAAATAGACTTTTACCTTATGAACATTGTAAGTGGCTACTCTaccagggccatagctagtggcATGAAAGGTGGCAATGATTTTAGGGGACCAAAGGTACAGAggaccccacaacaaattctaaactgtattttttaataggaaatgggcccagagcaatatacagtcagggggcccagattatcTTACTACAGCCCTGctctttactacagtatacaaACGGTTCGGTCAGTTGTCCCTGCAATGCTGCTGTAAATAacgaacatggcatctgaggactgATTCTGTTATTTTCTATTCTCcgttgtttaattttattttcacatgccccTCTGTTGCtcatgtgtttgttttcatcGCGGCCTCTCGCAGCattgagctgcaatagtggggtttccctcttacctcactttaccacacttgagcacatacatatgcacacttttcaaaaaccaataagaacgtcacttttattcttgacacaatgaaagatataaactcagcaaaaaaagaaacgtccctttttcaggacactgtattttaaagataactttgtactaatccaaataactttacaaatctttattgtaaagggtttaaacaatgttttccatgcttattcaatgaaccataaacaattaatgaacatgcacctgtggaacggtcattaagacactaacagtttacagatggtaggcaattaaggtcacagttataaaaacttaggacactaaagagacctttctactgactctgaaaaacaccaaaagaaagatgcctaggGTCCCTGCTCATTTGCGTAAACGtgcattaggcatgctgcatggaggcatgaggactgcagatgtggccagggcaataaattgcaatgtccgtactgtgagatgactaagacagcgctacagggagacaggaaggacagctgattgtcctcacagtggcagaccacgtgtaacaacacctgcacaggatcggtacatccgaataccacatctgcgggacaggtacaggatggcaacaataaATGCCCgcgttacaccaggaatgcacaatccctccatcagtgctcagactgtccacaataggctgagagaggctggactgagggcttgtaggcctgttgtaaggcaggtccttaccagacatcaccggcaacaacattgcctatgggcacaaacccaccttcgctggaccagacaggaccggcaaaaagtgctcttcactaacgagtcacggttttgtctcaccagaggtGATGGTCTGActtgtttatcatcgaaggaatgagtgttacactgacgcctgtactctggagcaggatcgatttgtaGGAGGAGGGTCCggcatggtctggggcggtgtgtcacagcatcatcggactgagcttgttgtcactgcaggcaatatcaatgctgtgcattacagggaagacatcatcctccctcatgtggtacccttcctgcaggctcatcctgacatgaccctccagcatgacaatgccaccagccattctgctcattttgtgtgtgatttcctgcaagacaggaatgtcagtgttctgccacggccagagaagagcccggatctcaatcccattgagcacgtctggggcctgttggatcagagggtgagggcaaGGGCCATTAcacccagaaatgtctgggaacttgcaagtgccttggtgcaagagtggggtaacatctcacaacaagaactggcaaatctggtgcagtccatgaggaggatatgcactgcagtacttaatgcagctggtggccacaccagatactgactgatacttttgattttgattttgcagttgaaagtgagaggacgtttctttttttgctgagttcagaATCAAATATATATGGTGTGAATGATACAGTCTGGGTCTGGCAAATGGGGCTCTGGTGAAGCTGTGTGGTGCTGCATGGCAACAAACATACGATTTTGAAGTtgcttttcagtgacagagaagttaaaacAATCTGCACAATCTGAatttaaattcaaaatataatcCCGTTTGATGACCAAAAATATCGTTTTTTAGCGTGTGTTTTGAGTTAGTGCTTTTCTAATACACTGGGAATTCATCCAGTAGTTTAACATGTAGAAATGAGCACATCATGGGTGATACTTGTGAATTGGTGCATCACAGTAGCATTGGAATGCCAGATcaaatgtaaacaattattgtgtgaatcatatcatgcaatgtcattacttcattatcaactaccagaataatgtcattaataaattatatactgtaagtgtgattaagaatcctatttatggaatgaaatacaaacctttattgttttgcagtaGTGATGACCCACCATCACATACACTACAACAGTCAAGTAACTATCACTAATCATTAATGATACACTCACCTttagctagttaatttagatgattatgagccaccaaggtgtttctatccattcCTCGGGTGCATCAGAAGCAGGTGTATTAATGACTCTCCTAACAAATACAGTAtctacactgccattcaaaagtttggggtcacttgactgaaatgtttttcatgatcttaaaaaccttttgatttgaaggcgtatgcttaaatgtttgaaattcgttttgtagacaaaaattaaaaaaaagttttttaaatggatAACTTGGaacgaataataaagaaaatcagctaataagtgcccagaattgatgggaactccttcaatactgtttaaaaagaatctcagggtgatacctcaagaagctggttgagaaaatgtcaggagtaTGTTTCTACAAATTCTATGCAAAggatggctactttgaagatgctaaaatataacaatgttttaatttattttagaatttttttagtcacaacacaattcctatagttccatttctggtcttccatagttttgatgactttactattatccttaaatgtgaaaaataataataataaagaatgagtaagtgaccctcaacttttgaccggtagtgtatgtgtgtatcaaatgCTCAACAATGGCGACGCAGAAgtcaggtagtgtatataaatgcctACATAAGGACAAATTTCACCCCACTTGACTCTCTATGTGATGACGACATTATAAGAAAATTTTGGATTCCAAGGACAAAGATCCTTGAATTGCTGCAGGTTGTGAAACCACACCTTCACAGGGCCACAAGTAGAAACTACGCCTGTAGTTTCTACTTGTGGCTCAGCAAAACTGTGGCTCAGCAAGTCTTAGGTCAGCAAGGCTGTGAAAGCAGTAACACCTTTActgttacagcttatgaacaccacattgactttccccaaaactcctcaaaaaatccaatcacaacattgcagtcacggaaatttgttcaacttcctgaggaggaagaggggatcatgctggtgctgatgatgatgaagatgctgctgctactgatgatgatgatccatTGAACCCACATCCAGGCAGAATGCATCCTGCAGGagcagaagtcagagaacatttaattcagaaaatgtttggttacttttttcatttttaaatgaaatgtttggttactgtattttctattatttcatctgactgacaTAACTTAAACATTCTGTGTAATTTTCTACCCTGGTCTATGTTTTTTCCccctgcaaacattaattgaaataCTACTGCAAACAAGaaatatacatttgttttctataacaaaacctattgagaatattccatattctattatattctacttctgagaacacctcacaataaacacaaaaccacttacacagacatgttatcccaaacagaaatcagatatatggccatacatgtatttctacaattattgttcatttatttaggcatattggctatataaaattacactgtgatttgggaaattatgttttacatatatgaaagtgtaatattttgaaatatgtaaatgaatgaattttacacttacatagtgcttttctgacactattcaAAGTACTGCAGATACActacattgccaaaagtattcgctcacccatccaaataattgaattcaggtgttccaatcacttccatggccacaggtgtataaaatgaagcacctaggcatgcagacttcttctacaaacatttgtgaaagaatgggccgctctcaggagctcagtgaattccagcgtggtactgtgataggatgccacctgtgcaacaagtccagtcgtgaaatttcctcgctactaaatattccacagtcaactgtcagtggtattataacaaagtggaagcgattgggaatgacagcaactccaaggccacgtaaaatgacagagcggggtcagcggatgctgaggcgcatagtgcgcagaggtcgccaactttctgcagagtcaatctctacagacctccaaagttcatgtggccttcag is a window of Myxocyprinus asiaticus isolate MX2 ecotype Aquarium Trade chromosome 8, UBuf_Myxa_2, whole genome shotgun sequence DNA encoding:
- the LOC127444996 gene encoding homeobox protein engrailed-1-B-like → MEEQKDQNSRDSTESESVSLSPNIPSPPILPHQAAQQAHRTTNFFIDNILRPDFGCKKDLGSRDRAQTSGRENVNPMVIRPSHNSSLCQDSNCSSDSTSSSSSSSPSSKQSSAKLVEGNGTTTPRHGENTTSIMVVNANGGTPPAKESQPLLWPAWVYCTRYSDRPSSGPRTRKLKKKKSEKEDKRPRTAFTAEQLQRLKAEFQANRYITEQRRQSLAQELNLNESQIKIWFQNKRAKIKKATGYKNGLALQLMAQGLYNHSTTTVQDEKDDSE